The nucleotide sequence CCGGTGCACTGATACGGATTATTGTAACTGGTTGCCAGTGGTTCGCCGAGACGGTCCGGCGAACCACCGGTACTGACTTACAATAAACAGTATGAGGCGTACTCGACGACGGTGAGACGGATCACGGCGGTGCCCAGCCGACGGGTTCGGCCGGCGGGGCCTCACGACGGCCGCTTGCGGGCGAGGACGGTCCGGTCGAACGAGCACACGAGTCGGTCGCCGACGTGGGCCTCGACGTGCATCGTGACTACACCACGGTCGCCGTCGCTCGTCTCGCGCTTGTCGGTCACGGTGGTCCGTGCCCGGAGCGTGTCGCCGACGTAGACCGGCGCCGGATGCTCCACGTCGTCGTACGCGAGGTTGGCGACGATGGTGCCGTCGGTCGTGTCGGGGATGGACAGCCCCACCGCGAGGCTCATCGTATAGAGGCCGTTGACGATCCGCTCGCCGAACTCGGTCTCCGCCGCGAACTCGGCGTCGAGGTGGAGCGGCTGCTGGTTCATCGTCAGGTCACAGAAGCGCTGGTTGTCGCTCTCGGTGACCGTTCGCCGCTTGTCGTGTTCGTAGGTCGTTCCGACCGCGAACTCCTCGTAGTAACGCCCCGTCATGGGGGTCCCGTGGGCCGCGACGGACAAAAGGAGCGGTCCCGGTCACGCCGTCGCGCGACGCCGCGACCCGCCGCCGGGCCGCGGGGCGCCGATCTCCCGGTCAGAGCACCGTCCCGTGTTTCTTCTCCGGACGCTCCTTCTCGACCGTCTCGTAGAACCCGAAGCGGCCGACCAACTCCTCGCGCAGCGTACTCGGCGGCACGAGCTCGTCGATCACCACCTCGCTGGCCATCCGGTGGACGTCGATCCCCTCGCGGTACTCCTCGCGGAGTTCCGCCTCCCGTCGCTCGCGCTCCGCGGGATCGTCGATGTCGGCGAGCTTGCGGGCGTAGACGGCGTTGATCGCCGCCTCGGGACCCATGATGCCGATCTCGGCGCCCGGGAGCGCCAGCGTCGACTCGGTGTCGTAGGCCGGTCCCGACATCGCGTAGATGCCCGCGCCGTAGGCCTTCCGCACCACCACGCACTGTTTCGGCACCGTCGCCGCCGAGGTGGCGTAGATCATCTTCTTGCCCGCCTCCAGGATCCCCTCCTTCTCGACGCTCGATCCGGCCATGAACCCCGGCGTGTCACAGAGGTAGAGCAGGGGGATCCCGTAGGCGTCGCAGGTCCAGACGAACTCGGCGGCCTTCTCGGCGGCGTCGGGGAAGATGGCGCCCGCACGCCTCGCCGGCTGGTTGGCGACGACCCCGACCGGCCGGCCATCCAGACGGGCGAAGGCGGTGACGATCTCCGCGCCGTACTCCGATTTCAGCTCCAGCACCGACCCCTCGTCGGCGAGGCGGTCGAGCAGGTCCCGGACGTCGTAGGCCTTCCGCGGCGCCTCGGGCACCACGGCGTCGATACCGTCCGGCGACTTTGCCGGATCGCGGCCCTCGGTCCGCGGCGGATCGGCGTCGGCGTTGTCCGGGAGGTAAGCGAACAGTCGCGCAACGAGCGATCGGGCCTCGGACTCGTCGGCGGCGACCAGGTCCGCGCTCCCCGACTCGGCGGCGTGGACCCCGGGCCCGCCCAGTTCGTCCATGCTGATCTCCTCGCCGGTGACCATCTCGACCATGCGCGGCGAGGCGATGGCCATCGCCGACCCCTCGACCATGACCGTGAAGTCGGCGAAGACGGGGGTGTAGGCGGCGCCCGCGATACAGGGTCCGTACAGCACGCAGACCTGTGGCACCGCCCCCGAGAGCCGCGAGTGGTTGTAGTAGAACTTCCCGATCCCCTCGCGGTTGGCGAAAAAGCCCGTCTGCTGGTCGATCCGGCCCCCCGAGGAGTCCATCAGGTAGAGCACCGGCCGCCCCGTCTTGAGCGCCCGCTCCTGCATTCGGAGGAACTTCTCGACGCCCTTCTCGGCCATCGACCCCGCCTTGACCGTGTAGTCGTTGGCCATGAAGTGGACCGCCCGCCCCTCGAAGGTGGCGGCGCCGGTGATGAGGCCGTCCGCGGGGAGGCGGTCGCCGTCCCCCTCACCCGGGGCCGACGGGTGCCACGCGTCGAAGTTGGCGAACTTCCCGTCCTCGAAGGTGAGCCCCTCGGGGAACCAGCGGTCGAGGCGGTCGCGGACGAACAGCTTTCCGGCCTCCCGCTGTCGCTGTCGGTACGCCTCCGGTCCCCCGTCGAGGATATCCTCGATTTCGGCCCACAGAGCCGCCTCGCGGTCGGTCGGCCCCGCCGCGTCGTCGCCGTCCCGTCCCGTCCCGTCGGGCGGGTCGCTCTCGGCCACCGGCTCCCCGTCTCGGTCGGCGAACACGCGGACCCGCTCGCCGAACCGGGCCGCGAGCGCCCTGGCGATGGCTTCCGCCTCCGCGGCCGTCGTCCCGGCGACGCGAACGTCCATCTCAGTACGACCTCGGGAAGCCGATCTCGGTCGCGATGTGGTTGTACGCCATCTGCTGGGTGACGGGCGCGAGGCGGGTGAGGTTGATCTCGCGCCACCACCGCTCGACGTCGTACTCCCTGGCGTACCC is from Haloplanus salinarum and encodes:
- a CDS encoding MaoC family dehydratase encodes the protein MTGRYYEEFAVGTTYEHDKRRTVTESDNQRFCDLTMNQQPLHLDAEFAAETEFGERIVNGLYTMSLAVGLSIPDTTDGTIVANLAYDDVEHPAPVYVGDTLRARTTVTDKRETSDGDRGVVTMHVEAHVGDRLVCSFDRTVLARKRPS
- a CDS encoding acyl-CoA carboxylase subunit beta, whose protein sequence is MDVRVAGTTAAEAEAIARALAARFGERVRVFADRDGEPVAESDPPDGTGRDGDDAAGPTDREAALWAEIEDILDGGPEAYRQRQREAGKLFVRDRLDRWFPEGLTFEDGKFANFDAWHPSAPGEGDGDRLPADGLITGAATFEGRAVHFMANDYTVKAGSMAEKGVEKFLRMQERALKTGRPVLYLMDSSGGRIDQQTGFFANREGIGKFYYNHSRLSGAVPQVCVLYGPCIAGAAYTPVFADFTVMVEGSAMAIASPRMVEMVTGEEISMDELGGPGVHAAESGSADLVAADESEARSLVARLFAYLPDNADADPPRTEGRDPAKSPDGIDAVVPEAPRKAYDVRDLLDRLADEGSVLELKSEYGAEIVTAFARLDGRPVGVVANQPARRAGAIFPDAAEKAAEFVWTCDAYGIPLLYLCDTPGFMAGSSVEKEGILEAGKKMIYATSAATVPKQCVVVRKAYGAGIYAMSGPAYDTESTLALPGAEIGIMGPEAAINAVYARKLADIDDPAERERREAELREEYREGIDVHRMASEVVIDELVPPSTLREELVGRFGFYETVEKERPEKKHGTVL